A stretch of the Leguminivora glycinivorella isolate SPB_JAAS2020 chromosome 2, LegGlyc_1.1, whole genome shotgun sequence genome encodes the following:
- the LOC125240874 gene encoding putative carbonic anhydrase 5, whose protein sequence is MKAFIVIICFIGLSYEAEWSYEGEYQWPGKCSSGTLQSPIDISTKDAVVDRQGDHIQGPLVFRGYQQVTATALNNGHTLKWSAVPGTPAPVLSGGPLKGNYTFLQFHLHWLSEHAIDGFKYPLEIHMVHIKTGLKLEEALKRPDGLSVVGVLCVLKSGPAAEHALAQIIPTLPELTYRMDPDNQTMAQILDLSRMLSPEPQSFYTYHGSLTTPQCEEAVTWIVMDKPLVISDNQYKLFSKIDIGGNTFNYRALRPANRKVYRSVASCASIASPTFIGFLFSIIMCAKSILTTTLVKGICIITNMKRKFIGTSIKDCNKLG, encoded by the exons gtTTAAGTTATGAAGCTGAATGGAGTTATGAAG GTGAGTATCAATGGCCCGGAAAATGCAGCTCTGGCACCCTACAGTCTCCTATCGACATCTCGACTAAAGACGCGGTGGTAGATCGGCAAGGAGATCACATTCAAGGCCCTTTGGTCTTCCGCGGCTACCAACAAGTCACGGCCACGGCACTCAACAATGGACATACCT TAAAATGGTCCGCAGTTCCTGGTACTCCAGCCCCCGTGTTGTCAGGGGGACCTCTAAAAGGGAACTACACATTTCTTCAGTTCCACCTACATTGGCTGTCGGAACACGCTATTGATGGTTTCAA GTACCCCTTGGAGATCCACATGGTACATATCAAAACTGGGCTAAAATTGGAGGAGGCTCTGAAGCGCCCTGATGGGCTCAGTGTAGTAGGAGTGCTTTGCGTG ttgAAGAGTGGCCCAGCAGCAGAACACGCCCTTGCTCAAATCATTCCTACTCTACCCGAGCTAACCTACCGCATGGATCCGGACAACCAAACCATGGCTCAAATCCTTGATTTATC ccGCATGCTGAGCCCGGAGCCGCAGTCGTTCTACACGTACCACGGCTCCCTGACCACGCCCCAGTGCGAGGAAGCCGTCACTTGGATCGTGATGGACAAGCCACTTGTCATCTCTGATAATCAG TACAAACTGTTCAGCAAGATCGATATCGGAGGGAACACCTTCAACTATCGCGCCCTACGTCCCGCCAACCGCAAAGTGTACCGATCCGTGGCCTCCTGTGCCTCCATCGCCTCTCCGACCTTCATCGGCTTCCTCTTTTCAATAATCATGTGTGCCAAGTCCATCCTCACTACCACCCTGGTCAAAGGCATCTGTATCATCACCAATATGAAGAGAAAATTCATTGGAACTAGCATTAAGGATTGCAATAAGCTCGGCTGA